From Thermomonas sp. XSG, one genomic window encodes:
- a CDS encoding methyl-accepting chemotaxis protein, whose amino-acid sequence MIRWLQNFRIGTRLAWGFGWMLLLLALLAAITLSGLRTIQSQLDTIVLQNVAKTKHLNAMVDESNRIVIAVRDISFETEAARMQEHRGAIAKAREGYVRATEALARLPASPEETAVLAEIARNRAATLPLNNKVMELAAANRMPEAMAFLHDQAAPSLQRWQGGLAEAITRQEKSNDAAYATALTAYRQARMKLMLLACGALVVATLLAWLTTRSLLQPVREMIRVASDIAHGRLDTSIRRNGKDEMAEMLGSMQDMQSVLRRYAAAQQRMFEQHELGEIDHRIPTSEFEGDYARMATQTNELVASHITAILHILDVVGDYGRGDLSRDVDRMPGKKADAIAAVDAVKAGLLAVNGEIKGLVDAAIAGDFARRADAQRFTHFYRELIESLNRLMGTADAGLAEIGQLLSAVADGDLAKRADAGLPGQFGQLAADANRTVMQLSGVVTGIREATDAINSASGEIAAGNGNLSARTEQQAAALEETASSMEELTSAVRLNADNARQASQLARDTTDIAVRGGEVVGEVVETMGGIAASSRRIADIIGVIDSIAFQTNILALNAAVEAARAGEQGRGFAVVAAEVRALAQNSAGAAREIKQLITDSVSQVEHGSSLVDRAGHTMGEIVDSVKRVTDIMAEISAASQEQSAGIEQVNQAITQMDEGTQQNAALVEEAAAAAENLRHQSTALVASVAVFRTGAPRPGNAVGTDSRALQARPQESALPADDMTAQTLNPDIP is encoded by the coding sequence ATGATCCGTTGGCTCCAGAATTTCCGCATCGGTACCCGCCTGGCCTGGGGCTTCGGCTGGATGTTGTTGCTGCTCGCCCTGCTGGCCGCGATTACCCTGTCGGGTCTGCGCACCATCCAGTCGCAGCTGGACACGATCGTCCTGCAGAACGTGGCGAAGACCAAGCACCTCAACGCGATGGTTGACGAAAGCAACCGCATCGTCATCGCCGTACGCGACATCTCCTTCGAAACCGAGGCAGCGCGCATGCAGGAGCATCGCGGGGCCATCGCCAAGGCACGCGAAGGCTACGTCAGGGCCACCGAGGCGCTGGCGCGGCTGCCCGCCAGCCCGGAGGAAACGGCCGTGCTGGCCGAGATCGCGCGCAATCGCGCGGCCACCCTGCCACTGAACAACAAGGTGATGGAACTGGCCGCCGCCAACCGGATGCCCGAAGCGATGGCATTCCTGCACGACCAGGCGGCGCCCTCGCTGCAGCGTTGGCAGGGCGGGTTGGCAGAGGCCATCACCCGCCAGGAGAAGAGCAACGACGCGGCCTACGCCACAGCCCTGACTGCCTACAGGCAGGCAAGAATGAAGCTGATGCTGCTGGCCTGCGGCGCGCTGGTCGTCGCGACGCTGCTGGCATGGCTGACCACCCGCAGCCTGCTGCAGCCGGTGCGGGAGATGATCCGGGTGGCCAGCGACATCGCACACGGCAGGCTGGACACCAGCATCCGGCGCAACGGCAAGGACGAAATGGCGGAAATGCTGGGCTCCATGCAGGACATGCAATCCGTCCTGCGCCGCTATGCCGCCGCCCAGCAGCGCATGTTCGAGCAGCACGAGCTTGGCGAGATCGACCACCGCATCCCCACCAGTGAATTCGAGGGCGACTACGCGCGGATGGCGACGCAGACCAACGAGCTGGTGGCCTCGCACATCACCGCCATCCTGCACATCCTCGACGTGGTCGGGGACTACGGGCGCGGCGATCTGTCCCGCGACGTCGACCGCATGCCCGGCAAGAAGGCCGACGCGATTGCCGCGGTGGACGCGGTCAAGGCCGGCCTCCTGGCCGTCAATGGCGAAATCAAGGGACTGGTGGATGCCGCCATCGCCGGCGACTTCGCCCGCCGCGCGGACGCGCAGCGCTTCACCCACTTCTACCGCGAACTGATCGAGTCGCTGAACAGGCTGATGGGCACCGCGGATGCCGGCCTTGCCGAGATCGGGCAGCTGCTTTCCGCGGTGGCCGACGGCGACCTGGCAAAGCGTGCCGATGCCGGATTGCCGGGCCAGTTCGGCCAGCTGGCGGCGGACGCCAACCGCACCGTCATGCAGCTGTCCGGGGTGGTCACCGGCATCCGCGAGGCGACCGACGCCATCAACAGTGCCTCCGGCGAGATCGCCGCCGGCAACGGCAATCTCTCGGCGCGCACCGAGCAGCAGGCCGCCGCACTCGAGGAAACCGCCTCCTCGATGGAAGAGCTGACGTCCGCGGTCCGCCTGAACGCCGATAACGCCCGCCAGGCCAGCCAGCTGGCCCGCGACACCACCGATATCGCCGTGCGCGGCGGCGAGGTGGTCGGCGAGGTGGTCGAAACCATGGGCGGCATCGCCGCGTCCTCGCGGCGGATCGCCGACATCATCGGGGTGATCGACAGCATCGCCTTCCAGACCAACATCCTGGCCCTGAACGCGGCGGTGGAGGCCGCGCGCGCCGGCGAGCAGGGCCGCGGCTTCGCGGTGGTGGCCGCCGAGGTGCGCGCACTGGCCCAGAACAGCGCCGGCGCCGCACGCGAAATCAAGCAGCTGATCACCGATTCGGTGTCCCAGGTCGAGCACGGCAGCAGCCTGGTCGACCGCGCCGGCCACACCATGGGCGAGATCGTCGACAGCGTGAAGCGCGTCACCGACATCATGGCCGAGATCTCCGCCGCCTCGCAGGAACAGAGCGCCGGCATCGAGCAGGTCAACCAGGCCATCACCCAGATGGACGAAGGCACCCAGCAGAACGCCGCGCTGGTCGAGGAAGCCGCCGCCGCGGCCGAGAACCTGCGCCACCAGTCCACCGCCCTGGTGGCCTCCGTCGCGGTCTTCCGTACCGGCGCGCCGCGGCCCGGCAACGCCGTGGGCACGGATTCCCGGGCGCTGCAGGCCCGGCCTCAAGAATCCGCGCTGCCGGCCGATGACATGACTGCCCAAACCCTGAACCCGGATATTCCATGA
- a CDS encoding porin, protein MRHPPSLRLALPLLATCIAPAAASDLPFDIAPIANVQYEWARVDSDLGPLQTEDGFRRARLGFRLKGDNKRWQVVVDHDLADRTPPDAYLELTPGEGHSFRLGQFKQPFALEDAIADKQTAFLEASPVGAFAISRRIGAEYARWGKRGTFNAALFGHRLDGTSDSPGATMRGTWLLRSGKEESAHVGLSLASERPRSHSASYSLNAGSVLSDLRVASTGAITGVDRIDRAAVEGLWVRGTWSLQAESAKVFLRRDTGDVSGDAASVQLTWSPTGDGRSYKRGVATAPSPKGHVGWELALRYSVMDLNDGPAMRGGRADSWGLAATCYPHPNMRVIANLLQYDSSRRGIANDPLTVGLRVQFTY, encoded by the coding sequence ATGCGCCATCCGCCGTCGCTCCGCCTCGCCCTCCCCCTGCTCGCTACCTGCATCGCCCCGGCGGCCGCATCCGACCTGCCGTTCGACATCGCACCCATCGCCAACGTGCAATACGAGTGGGCGCGGGTGGATTCCGACCTCGGCCCGCTGCAGACCGAGGACGGCTTCCGGCGCGCGCGGCTGGGCTTCCGACTGAAGGGCGACAACAAGCGCTGGCAGGTGGTGGTGGACCACGATCTCGCCGACAGGACGCCGCCGGATGCCTACCTCGAGCTGACCCCGGGTGAAGGCCACTCCTTCCGGCTCGGCCAGTTCAAGCAGCCGTTCGCGCTGGAAGACGCGATTGCCGACAAGCAGACCGCCTTCCTCGAGGCGTCCCCGGTGGGCGCCTTCGCGATCAGCCGCCGGATCGGCGCGGAATACGCCCGCTGGGGCAAGCGCGGCACGTTCAACGCTGCCCTGTTCGGCCATCGCCTGGACGGCACCAGCGATTCGCCGGGTGCCACCATGCGCGGCACCTGGCTGCTGCGCTCGGGCAAGGAGGAAAGCGCCCACGTCGGCCTGAGCCTGGCCAGCGAACGGCCGCGCAGCCACAGCGCCAGCTACAGCCTCAACGCCGGAAGCGTGCTCAGCGACCTGCGGGTGGCGTCCACCGGCGCCATCACCGGCGTGGACCGGATCGACCGCGCCGCGGTGGAGGGCCTATGGGTGCGGGGCACCTGGTCGCTGCAGGCGGAATCCGCGAAAGTGTTCCTGCGCCGCGATACCGGCGACGTCAGCGGCGATGCCGCCAGCGTGCAGCTGACCTGGTCGCCCACCGGCGATGGCCGCAGCTACAAGCGCGGCGTGGCCACCGCACCCTCGCCCAAGGGGCACGTCGGCTGGGAACTGGCGCTGCGCTACAGCGTGATGGACCTCAACGACGGCCCGGCCATGCGCGGCGGCCGCGCCGACAGCTGGGGCCTGGCCGCCACCTGTTACCCGCATCCGAACATGCGGGTGATCGCCAACCTCCTGCAATACGACAGCAGCCGCCGAGGCATCGCCAACGATCCGCTGACCGTCGGCCTGCGCGTGCAGTTCACCTACTGA
- a CDS encoding methyl-accepting chemotaxis protein — translation MLQNLTIGKRLAIGFSALAVLILVTGAFSALRMGNTQRMVQKVTDESVPAIRDLGRLATMLAEYRVSERGLVASADDAAKREEYAGELAEGSKAFFALAKTYESKISDARDRALYKETMARADRYFDNSRKLVEALKVGDMGPAKGAADLRQATADQLGSLLDYNMQRLDQAVEAQQRSYRLSLLAIAVLLVVALVLASIGAIGISRSIVRPLREVVGVANAVSQGDLDGRLACNDGSEIGDLARAMRGMTATLGEFAAAQAHLEREHDAGNIDFRMDPSRFRGAYGRMAEGINSVVAAHVQVKMNAIRIVAQYARGDLAEDIERYPGQKARVTEAVDAVKAGMLAINAEIKALVDAAVAGDFGKRGNARRFEFVYAELVESLNTLMATADHGLSEVGEVLSAVADGDLTRRIDTRLPGRFGELASDTNRTVEHLTGIVGQIRTGSESINASASEIARGNEDLSRRTEQQAAALEETASSMEELTSTVRQNADNARQASQLAHGAAGVAVRGGEVVGQVVETMSGITASSHRIADIIGVIDGIAFQTNILALNAAVEAARAGEQGRGFAVVAAEVRTLAQRSAGAAKEIKQLITDSVVQVEEGSALVDQAGRTMSEIVDSVKRVTDIMADISAASQEQSAGIEQVNQAITQMDEGTQQNAALVEEAFAAAQSMEHQANELVGLVAAFNTRR, via the coding sequence ATGCTCCAGAACCTCACCATCGGCAAGCGCCTGGCGATCGGCTTTTCCGCACTCGCGGTCCTGATCCTCGTCACCGGCGCGTTCTCCGCCCTGCGCATGGGCAATACCCAGCGCATGGTCCAGAAGGTCACCGACGAGTCGGTGCCGGCGATCCGCGACCTCGGCCGGCTGGCGACCATGCTGGCCGAATACCGGGTCAGCGAACGCGGCCTGGTGGCCAGCGCCGACGACGCGGCCAAGCGCGAGGAATACGCCGGCGAACTGGCGGAAGGCAGCAAGGCCTTCTTCGCCCTCGCGAAGACGTACGAATCCAAGATCAGCGATGCCCGCGACCGCGCGCTGTACAAGGAAACCATGGCGCGCGCCGACCGCTACTTCGACAACAGCCGCAAGCTGGTCGAGGCCTTGAAGGTCGGCGACATGGGTCCGGCCAAGGGCGCCGCCGACCTGCGCCAGGCCACCGCCGACCAGCTGGGCAGCCTGCTGGACTACAACATGCAGCGGCTGGACCAGGCGGTGGAGGCGCAGCAGCGCAGCTACCGGCTCAGCCTGCTGGCCATCGCGGTGCTGCTGGTAGTGGCGCTGGTGCTGGCCTCGATCGGCGCCATCGGCATCAGCCGCTCCATCGTGCGTCCGCTGCGCGAAGTGGTCGGGGTGGCCAACGCGGTGTCGCAGGGCGACCTGGACGGCCGCCTCGCCTGCAACGACGGCAGCGAGATCGGCGACCTGGCCCGCGCCATGCGCGGGATGACGGCGACGCTGGGCGAATTCGCCGCGGCGCAGGCGCACCTGGAGCGCGAGCACGACGCCGGCAACATCGATTTCCGCATGGATCCCTCGCGGTTCCGCGGCGCCTACGGACGGATGGCGGAAGGCATCAACTCGGTGGTGGCCGCGCACGTCCAGGTCAAGATGAACGCAATCAGGATCGTGGCGCAGTACGCCCGCGGCGACCTGGCCGAGGACATCGAACGCTATCCCGGCCAGAAGGCGCGGGTGACCGAGGCGGTGGACGCGGTGAAGGCCGGCATGCTGGCGATCAATGCCGAGATCAAGGCATTGGTGGACGCCGCGGTGGCAGGGGATTTCGGCAAGCGCGGCAACGCCCGCCGCTTCGAATTCGTCTACGCCGAACTGGTGGAAAGCCTGAACACCCTGATGGCGACCGCCGACCATGGCCTGTCCGAAGTGGGCGAAGTGCTGTCCGCCGTGGCCGATGGCGACCTGACCCGGCGCATCGACACCCGCCTGCCGGGCCGCTTCGGTGAACTGGCCAGCGACACCAACCGGACCGTCGAGCATCTCACCGGCATCGTCGGCCAGATCCGCACCGGCAGCGAATCGATCAATGCCTCGGCGTCCGAAATCGCCCGCGGCAACGAAGACCTGTCGCGCCGGACCGAACAGCAGGCGGCGGCGCTGGAGGAAACCGCCTCGTCGATGGAGGAACTCACCTCCACCGTCCGGCAGAACGCCGACAACGCCCGCCAGGCCAGCCAGCTCGCCCACGGCGCCGCCGGGGTCGCCGTGCGCGGCGGCGAGGTGGTGGGCCAAGTGGTGGAAACCATGAGCGGCATCACCGCGTCCTCGCACCGGATCGCCGACATCATCGGGGTGATCGACGGCATCGCCTTCCAGACCAACATCCTGGCGCTGAACGCCGCGGTGGAGGCCGCCCGCGCCGGCGAACAGGGCCGCGGTTTCGCGGTGGTGGCTGCCGAGGTGCGCACCCTGGCGCAGCGCAGCGCCGGTGCCGCCAAGGAAATCAAGCAGCTGATCACCGACTCGGTGGTGCAGGTGGAGGAAGGCAGCGCGCTGGTCGACCAGGCCGGCCGCACCATGAGCGAGATCGTCGACAGCGTGAAACGCGTCACCGACATCATGGCCGACATCTCCGCCGCCTCCCAGGAACAGAGCGCCGGCATCGAGCAGGTCAACCAGGCCATCACCCAGATGGACGAGGGCACCCAGCAGAACGCCGCACTGGTCGAGGAAGCGTTCGCCGCCGCGCAGAGCATGGAGCATCAGGCCAACGAACTGGTGGGCCTGGTGGCCGCCTTCAACACCCGGCGCTGA
- a CDS encoding chemotaxis protein CheW: protein MNSPAAPHSATSASAKAATAGEFLTFTLGQEEYGVDILKVQEIRGYDAVTRLPDAPEYIKGVINLRGTIVPVIDMRVKFRLEAKVDALTVMIVLNVANRVVGMVVDSVSDVVQLTAEQIRAMPEVGTGIDRRFLTGIGALDERMLILLDIEGLMTSTEMGLVVDNAAAQAA from the coding sequence ATGAATAGCCCCGCAGCGCCGCATTCCGCCACCAGCGCCTCCGCCAAGGCCGCTACCGCCGGCGAATTCCTCACCTTCACCCTCGGGCAGGAGGAATACGGGGTCGACATCCTGAAGGTGCAGGAGATCCGCGGCTATGACGCGGTGACCCGGTTGCCGGACGCGCCGGAATACATCAAGGGGGTCATCAACCTGCGCGGCACCATCGTGCCGGTGATCGACATGCGGGTGAAGTTCCGCCTGGAGGCCAAGGTCGACGCGCTGACCGTGATGATCGTCCTCAACGTCGCCAACCGCGTGGTGGGCATGGTGGTGGACAGCGTCTCCGACGTGGTGCAGCTGACCGCCGAGCAGATCCGCGCGATGCCCGAGGTGGGTACCGGCATCGACCGCCGCTTCCTGACCGGGATCGGCGCGCTGGACGAGCGGATGCTGATCCTGCTCGACATCGAAGGCCTGATGACCAGCACCGAGATGGGGCTGGTGGTCGACAACGCCGCCGCGCAGGCGGCCTGA
- a CDS encoding TonB family protein, translating into MSRPFHRILNAAMFAGAMALSLPVLAGSPIKRVDPVYPADAARSGTTGYVELEYSIGPDGKVSDVSVVDAKPGRVFVAAAVKAVKQWEFAPGESRGKVKLEFKL; encoded by the coding sequence ATGTCCCGACCCTTCCATCGGATTCTGAATGCGGCGATGTTCGCCGGCGCGATGGCCCTGTCCCTGCCGGTGCTGGCGGGGAGCCCGATCAAGCGGGTCGACCCCGTGTACCCCGCCGATGCGGCCCGTTCGGGCACCACCGGCTATGTGGAACTGGAGTACAGCATCGGTCCGGATGGCAAGGTTTCCGACGTGTCGGTGGTCGATGCCAAGCCCGGCCGCGTGTTCGTCGCCGCCGCGGTGAAGGCGGTCAAGCAGTGGGAGTTCGCCCCGGGCGAGAGCCGCGGCAAGGTCAAGCTCGAGTTCAAGCTCTGA
- a CDS encoding methyl-accepting chemotaxis protein: protein MSILTSLSKKLANLSVQRKLILLTLIAAVGIIAVSVIAARFQYLDVYKTRKVALDIRVQLANSVIDHYHALEQSGQLPRADAQRQALAALSTMHTDDNDNYFYVLDTGNRMLMHPLRKDLVGQDLKDYRTEHGDRLFHDQLESVRSGDGYTAYHWAKPGHGDKPVPKMAYARLYKPWSWVVATGVYMDDVQAQAWRFTGIMTLAGGILVLLLLGLGWLIGNRIVEPLRKATAVADAIAHGRLDNVIVQTTADECGQLLGSMRGMQDRIQAVLAAQREMERQHEAGAISYRMDESAFPGEYGAMVAGTNQLVATHIGVKMQVIALAQRYAVGDFSQDMPALPGEKAEITETMATIKRNLGAISQSIRQLGDAAAQGDFSLRGDAAAYQYEFREILLSLNRLMQTTDDNLGQISGLLQAIARGDLTARMDGDFRGVFARMRDDANATVAQLTGIVSGIQQAAGNINAAASEIAAGNDNLSRRTEQQAASLEETAASMEELTSTVKQNADNARQANQLAQGAAGVAAQGGHVVEQVVTTMGAIEASSKKIADIISVIDGIAFQTNILALNAAVEAARAGEQGRGFAVVAGEVRALAQRSAGAAKEIKQLIEESVDKVTDGSALVREAGSTMREIVTSVQRVTDIMAEISAASQEQSSGIEQVNRTVTQMDETTQQNAALVEEATAAARSMEDEARQLSAAVAVFRLDGSTARTHASPRTDGPAGSDAALASSEALADYA, encoded by the coding sequence ATGAGCATCCTCACGTCGCTGTCGAAAAAGCTCGCCAACCTGTCGGTCCAGCGCAAACTCATCCTGCTGACGCTGATCGCCGCAGTGGGGATCATCGCCGTATCCGTCATCGCGGCGCGCTTCCAGTACCTGGACGTCTACAAGACCCGCAAGGTGGCGCTGGATATCCGCGTGCAGCTGGCCAACAGCGTGATCGACCACTACCACGCGCTGGAACAGAGTGGCCAGCTGCCCCGCGCCGACGCCCAGCGCCAGGCCCTGGCCGCGCTGAGCACCATGCACACGGACGACAACGACAACTATTTCTACGTCCTGGATACCGGCAACCGGATGCTGATGCACCCGCTGCGCAAGGATCTGGTCGGGCAGGACCTGAAGGACTATCGCACCGAGCACGGTGACCGCCTGTTCCACGACCAGCTGGAATCGGTGCGCAGCGGCGACGGCTATACCGCCTACCACTGGGCCAAGCCCGGTCACGGCGACAAGCCCGTGCCGAAGATGGCGTATGCGCGGCTCTACAAGCCCTGGAGCTGGGTTGTCGCCACCGGCGTCTACATGGACGACGTGCAGGCACAGGCATGGCGCTTCACGGGGATCATGACGTTGGCCGGCGGCATCCTGGTGCTGCTCTTGCTCGGCCTGGGCTGGCTGATCGGAAACCGCATCGTCGAACCGCTGCGCAAGGCCACGGCAGTGGCGGATGCGATCGCCCACGGCCGTCTGGACAACGTCATCGTGCAGACCACCGCCGACGAATGTGGCCAGCTCCTGGGCAGCATGCGCGGCATGCAGGACCGGATCCAGGCGGTGCTGGCCGCGCAGCGCGAGATGGAGCGCCAGCACGAAGCCGGCGCGATCAGCTACCGGATGGACGAAAGCGCGTTCCCGGGCGAATACGGCGCCATGGTGGCGGGCACCAACCAGCTGGTCGCCACCCACATCGGCGTGAAAATGCAGGTCATCGCCCTGGCCCAGCGCTATGCCGTCGGCGACTTCAGCCAGGACATGCCGGCGCTGCCCGGCGAGAAGGCCGAGATCACCGAGACGATGGCGACCATCAAACGCAACCTCGGCGCGATCAGCCAGAGCATCCGGCAGCTGGGCGATGCGGCCGCACAGGGCGACTTCAGCCTGCGCGGCGACGCTGCCGCCTACCAGTACGAGTTCCGCGAAATCCTGCTCAGCCTCAACCGGCTGATGCAGACCACCGACGACAACCTCGGCCAGATCTCCGGCCTGCTCCAGGCCATCGCCCGCGGCGACCTCACCGCACGCATGGATGGCGACTTCCGCGGCGTATTCGCACGCATGCGCGACGACGCCAACGCCACCGTCGCCCAGCTCACCGGGATCGTCTCCGGCATCCAGCAGGCCGCCGGCAACATCAATGCCGCCGCCAGCGAGATCGCCGCCGGCAACGACAACCTCTCGCGCCGCACCGAACAGCAGGCAGCCTCGCTGGAGGAAACCGCGGCTTCGATGGAGGAGCTGACCTCCACGGTGAAGCAGAACGCCGACAACGCCCGCCAGGCCAACCAGCTGGCGCAGGGCGCGGCCGGGGTGGCGGCGCAGGGCGGACACGTGGTCGAGCAGGTGGTGACCACCATGGGCGCGATCGAAGCGTCATCGAAGAAGATCGCCGACATCATCAGCGTGATCGACGGCATCGCCTTCCAGACCAACATCCTGGCGTTGAACGCGGCGGTGGAAGCCGCCCGCGCCGGCGAACAGGGCCGCGGCTTCGCGGTGGTGGCCGGCGAAGTGCGGGCGCTGGCGCAGCGCAGCGCCGGCGCGGCCAAGGAGATCAAGCAGCTGATCGAGGAGTCGGTGGACAAGGTGACCGACGGCTCGGCGCTGGTGCGCGAGGCCGGCAGCACCATGCGCGAGATCGTGACCTCGGTGCAGCGCGTCACCGACATCATGGCCGAGATTTCCGCGGCCTCGCAGGAGCAGAGCTCGGGCATCGAGCAGGTCAACCGCACGGTGACCCAGATGGACGAGACCACCCAGCAGAACGCGGCGCTGGTGGAGGAAGCGACCGCGGCCGCCCGCTCGATGGAGGACGAAGCGCGCCAGCTGAGCGCCGCAGTGGCGGTGTTCCGGCTGGACGGCAGCACCGCACGCACGCACGCCAGCCCGCGCACGGACGGCCCGGCGGGCAGCGATGCCGCCCTCGCCTCCTCGGAAGCGCTGGCCGACTACGCCTGA